Part of the Methanobacterium paludis genome is shown below.
CCAGATTCCCTGAGGCCAAAACAACTGTTTGAGCTTCTTCTGGGGAAATATATCGAGGTTTATGCATTTTTTGGGGTTTATCCAGAGATTTAAACGTCCGTCTTATGAATGGGTTCTCAGTGACCGATGCCATTACACTTCTCCCAAATTCTCTGCTGCTTTCAACTGTGCTTGCTGTTTTTTGATTTATAAAATCTTTACCTTCAGTTATAGGATATTTAACAGCTTGACTGAAGTGGTCAACGTTGGTGTAAAGGGCGCTGTGGATAGTTATGTCCTCTGGGAGTAATCCGCGCACCAAATCCTCAAGTGTAATACCGTAGCGCTGTTTGAATGTTGCACCGTTACTTTGCCCATGATCAGAAAGTACGATGAGATTGTAAGGACGAGGCACATCTCTTCTTACATTTTCGAGTCTTTTAAACTGTTTATCAATTTTTCTAAGGGCATAAAATGCATCGAAGTCTTCAACACCAGAATGGTGGGCTATTTCATCGTACCCCACATAGGTTGCGTATGCTGCATCCACCTTACCCGCCATCATATCTCCAGCTATTGTGTAGGTGGTTATCTCCCTGAGGAACACGTTTGCAGTCGCACGTACTGGTAAATAGAGAAGGCTGCGATTCATCCGTGGCTTAATATTTTTTATCGACTGTCTTATACGTGACCCAATTTCCATGAACATGTCTCCGACTAAAAGCACTAATGTACGTGCGAAGTTGTATGGGTTTGAGTAGAAGAAGTACCATGCCCTGGTGTAGAACATCTTCAGGTTGCTGAGTTTGCTGTAGGTGAAAATGGTGTTGGTGGCATCCCCAGAAAATAGGTTGGACCTGCTGGCACCGTTAACTGAAAGCAGACCTTTGCCATTAGATACACGTTTTTCAATCAAAGGAGCGTCGAACAAGCCCGTTGAAACCCTTAGTTTGTTGTTATTCTCCTTCTCAACCCACCTAAATGCAGGCAGATCTTGGTTGTTTCCATGGAGGATTCCTGCTTGGGACGCACCGGTCTGGCTTGACAGGTCCGTTTCCCAACCTTTGATCCTGTGGCTCCCTTTTTCAAGCCAGCTTTTAAGGGTGGGCATGTACCCCCTGCTTATGGCTTTTTTAAGGGTTGATTCTGCAAGGCCATCGATCTCAAGGAATATGAATCCCTGTTTTCCAGTATCAACATCCTTAACCCTATGTTTTAGATCCCTTCCAAGTACGGCCCTGTAGTAGGATGCCTCATCATCTATGGTTAAAATAGCTGAAACCACGGTATTTATTGCTGCAATTCCAATAGGTACCAGAATAAATGCCCATCCACTTATACTGATCCCTGGCACGAACTGGCTTGCAATCCATATAATAAATCCGTTCAAAAGAAGTGCACCTACACCAAAGGTGAAAACCAGGAAACTAAGGGTGTAGTAAGATAGAAATGGCCATAAAAATGCATTTAAAAGCCCAATAACTGCAACAGCCACTATTGCAGTCTCCCAACTTTCTACAGTCAGACCAGGAACAATTGAAGCCATGATCATGAGCCCAACAACTTCGCTGGCCCATAGTGTCAGTGTACGTCCAATCCAAAGGAGATATTCCTTTCCGTGATTTTCCATTTTAAGTCCTCTTAATTGAAAACTTTAATTATATGGTTGTTTTTGTGAATTATTACGCATGATTGGGTAATATACCTTTAACATACTTGTAAAAACCAATGGATATAAAAAACCCAATTGATCTTGACTTCTAATTGAAATTTTTGCTTTGAAGTTTGAACACCGTTATTTCAGGAGGACAGTTGATCCTCAACCAGAAAACATTGGTCCCAAGACCTCTGTTGGTGTACTGAACCATGTCACCTACTTGATACTTACCAATTGGATATTTTTTAAAGTTAGATCCCTTAAATGGGGTTCCAAATCCTGGGATAACCATTTGTCCCCCATGAGAATGTCCTGAAAGTTGCAGACTGAATCTTCCTGTGGCAGCACTTGTATCTGCAAAGTCGGGTTCATGCACAAGAAGTATGGCCGGTCCTGCAGATGGAAGCTTTTCAAGCACCAGATCAAGGTCCTGGTGGTTTAATGTGATACTGTCCACCCCTGCAATGTGCAGCATAGCCTCTCCCCGTTTCAGGGTGTAAACATCGTTATTCAGATCTATGATGTTGTTTTCATCCATTATTTTAAGGATTTTTTCTGCACCCATGACATGGTCATGATTTCCCAGTACAGAAACCGTTGCATCGTGGGGTTGCAGATTTTTGAGGGATCTCAACATTTCCATAACTGGTTCATCAGCCAAGTAGGAGACAGAATCCCCAGTTATGGCCACAAGATCTGGTTTTTGCTGGTTTACAAGGTTAACCACACCTTTAATACGTTTTTCAGATATCCACTGCCCTAAATGGATGTCGCTTATGTGTACTATTCGATAATTGTTGAATACAGGGTCTAAATCGGGAATTGTTACCTTAACAGGTACTACTTCAAAGTCCCCTGGGTTGAAATCATGGAATCCCATTTTATCTCGAAATCCAGACATTGCAAGCTGCATTTTCTGCCTCAATATCAGGGCCTTTAGATTATAAGAAGATTTTTTCATTGATTTCACTTTAAAAGCTCATTTAAAAGGAAACAACCTTTGATTTGGATTTTAATAAATTTATACCTTACATCAAGTTTTATATATCCTTTTAGATCGTTTAAAACCAATCTATGCATGATCCACTAATTTTTCTCAGGAATTCGATCTTATCATTAGGTTAGTTTATAATCCTAAATCTAGTTTAGGATTATCTAATCCTCTTCCAAAAGACTCGTGAGATAAACAATCATTTCAATCTCTTCACGTGCCACGAAGTCCTCAGGTTTGTACTGGGCCTCTTGGCTTTTGAACGGGAAATATTCCTCCTCAAAATATGTTGTTATGTACATATCTCCATTTTTTAGAGTTACTTTTCCTTCAACACGTTTTTCAAGCTTTTTCTGGGTTTCCAGATCAATTCCAGTCACCTTACAGGTAACGTAATATCTTTTTGAACTTGTTGAAGCTCCATAATCAACAATTTTTACCTCCATAGTACGCCTCCAAACATTTACTCCATATTATTTACTCAATTCCATGCTTCTTCATTCTGTACATGATTTTTTATCATTTGAGTTACCTTATGAGTTAACTAATGGTTTTTTTATCGTTAAACATGGTCACATGTGAAGTCCAGCTCATCACCGATTTGTGTGCTGGATGATGCCAATAAACCCTTTTCAAATTCTATAACATATTTTGCAGGGGCTTTTGGCGTGTAGGTTTTCCAAGGCCCTATTGAAATCACGTCAACAACCTTTCTATTGGAATCTGCAAAGATTATGTCCAGTGGCATCTTCATAAAAAACATATGGATGGCAGAACCATGTCTGCTTCGACTCTTTGGAAGTTTTAATATCAACCCTCTTTCTAAATTCTTTTTAAACATCAGCCCCAGGAACCTCGACATGAAACTGTCTGCAATATCTGCATGCCCAAGTTCTGTTCCCTTACTCTTATTAATCACGGATACGTAACTCATTCTGGAAGTATGCATGTTCTCTCTCCATTATACTAAATTTCTTAAACCTACTAAATTTCTTAAACCCCTACTAAAATTTAATCTAAAATAATGTATAAAACTGCTATCTGATTAAATTTTTGGGGATTCATGAGTAACTCTACAAAAGAAACTAATTTTCAATAAAAGCTTTTATTTGAAATAATGAGTTTAATGGATTTAATTGGACTAAAAAAATTATTTCTTATGTTAAAATATCATCATGATGCCGTTAAACTTTTCTCAATGAATAAACATGTTTTAGCATTATGTGTAATACCTGTGTAAATTTTATTTTTAAGTTCTTGATCTAAATACTATTATAAGGATTTATAAGGATCAATTTTTATATCATCAGTTTCAAAAGCCATGTTAGATTACCCCAAAATGGAGTTATGTATTATTTTTTAGGGTACGATGCACAAAAAAAATTTGTATATTGGTCTAAAAACGTAACTCTTAGGATATTATAACAAATTAACTAACAAGTTTTGGAGGTTAGGTTCATGAGAAATATCATAGTTAAAGAGCTTATCCAGAAACCAATTGAAGAACAAGAAGTAGAGATAATAGAAAGAAAAGGTATAGGACACCCAGACAGCATAAGCGATGGAATTGCAGAATCTGTGAGCAGAGCCCTATGCAAAGCTTACATGGAAAAATTTGACGGTCACATAATGCACCACAACACAGATGAGGTGCAGATCACTGCAGGAGAATCAGACCCCCATTTCGGTGGAGGAGAAATAATAAAACCAATAGAAATACTCCTGACAGGTAGGGGCGTTTCAGAGTATGATGGAACAAAAATAGGAATTGACAGAATAGCCATAACCGCTGCCAAAGAATATTTGAAGGAAAATATCATAAACCTGGACGTTGAAACCTCCACGGTGGTGGAGTGCAAAATAGGTCATGGATCAGGAGACCTTGTGGACGTGTTCAGAAGGGAAGGAATGCCCTCATCCAACGACACCTCATTTGGTGTGGGATATGCTCCATTCTCCGAGACAGAAACCATAGTTCTGGAAACAGAAAAACTTTTAAACTCCAGAAACTTCAAGAAGAAGTATCCACAGGTAGGAGAAGACATAAAAGTTATGGGCCTAAGGGAGAACGGAGATATAACCCTTACAATAGCCTGCGCAATGGTATCCAAATACGTGGACGGTAAAAACACCTATCTCAATGTTAAAGAGGAACTTAACAACATAGTAACAGATCTGGCCCTTAAACACACAGACAGGACTGTTCAAACCTTCATAAACACCGGAGACGACCCAACCTGCGATTCAGAAAAAGGATATTACCTGACAGTTACCGGAACATCAGCAGAGATGGGAGACGACGGCTCAGTTGGAAGGGGAAACAGAGCAAACGGCCTTATAACACCTAACAGGCCAATGTCAATGGAAGCAACCTCTGGTAAAAACCCAATAAACCACGTTGGTAAAATATACAACCTCCTGTCAAATAAAATGGCAGAGGATATAGCAAAAGATGTGGAAGGAGTTAAACAGGTCCATATAATGTTATTAAGTCAGATAGGTCAACCTATAGACCATCCTAAAGCTGCAAGTGCGCAGATCATCCTTGAAGACGGTTACAAAATGGAATCAGTTAACAAAGATGTGGAAGGAGTAATGGATTCCTGGCTTCAGGATATAGGTAAAATCACTGAAATGATGGTTGAAGGAAAGGTTAGAACTTTTTAACCGATACAGATAGAGGGGTTTAAAATATTTATGTTTTTAAACTCCTTACCTTTTTAGATGATTTCAAAAGTACATTTAAACCATATATCTTTAGAAATTATATCTTTAAATGTGTTTTTAAGAGATTTTACTTGAAAAAACGTGAATTTGGTTGTTAGATCTGAAAATATTTCATGATCCATAGATTAAGTTTTTTATTTTTTTAATGATTGTTTATTTTAACTCAATTTCTGCCTTTAATTAAACTATTTTATATACTAATAACAAACCTTAGATGTGAATTCACAATAACGAAAAATCATAAAAATCACAGGAGATTAGAAATGCCAATAGAAGAGGCTCAACGGGCATATGAATCAAGGATCATCGAGAAGAAAATCCAGAATTTCTGGAATGATGAAGACGTATACGAAAAGACCAAGAAAATGCGGGAAAAAAAACCTAAATACTCATTTTTAGACGGTCCACCATATTGTAGCGGAAGAATACATCTGGGAACAGCCTGGAACAAAATAATCAAGGACACGTATCTTCGATACAAAAGCATGTCCGGATTCTCCGTCAGAAGACAACCTGGATGGGACACCCACGGACTTCCGATCGAACACAAGGTCGAAGAAATAATGGGTTTAAAGAGTAAAAAAGAAATAGAGGAACGTGTCGGAATTGAAACATTCGTGAATAAGTGTAAAGAATTTGCGGTGGAAAACAAAGGCCTCATGACAGACCAGTTCAAAATGCTCGGTGTTTGGATGGACTGGGACAAACCCTACGTGACCTACGACACCAAGTACATGGAATCATGCTGGTGGACCCTTAAAAGGGCACATGAAAAGGACCTGCTCATAAGGGATAAGAGAGTTATCACATGGTGCCCTCACTGTGAAACAGCCCTTGCAATGGCAGAAATAGACTACGACGACAAAGAAGACCCTTCCATCTACGTTAAATTTCCATTGGCCCAGCAGGAAAGCGAAGATTACACAACCTACGTCCTGGTCTGGACAACCACACCATGGACATTGCCTGCCAACATGGCGGTCTGTGTGCACCCTGACTTTGACTACGCATACGTAAAAGTCAATGAAGAAGTTTACATAATGGCAGAAGCCCTTGTAGACTCGTTATTTGGATCTGACCCTGAAGGACACGAACATGAGGATCAAAAATGCCAGTGCAGCCAAAAAAACTACGAAATCCTTAAAGTAGTTAAGGGTTCCGATCTGGAAGGACTGGAATATAAACATCCTCTTCTAGATGAAATACCGGTTCAAAATGAGTTTAAACACGTAATACTACCTGGTGAACATGTGACCCTTACAGAAGGTACAGGATGCGTTCATACAGCCCCAGGACACGGTCCTGACGACTTTGAAATCGGTAAAAAGTACGGACTGACCATATTCTGTCCTGTGGACGAGGCAGGATTGTTCATGGAAGATGCTGGGAAGTATGTTGGCCAGTTTGTAAAATTTGCAGATCCAAACATAATAGAAGACCTGAAATCCCACAACCTCCTCCTTAAGGATGGGATCATAAATCACCGTTACGGTTTCTGCTGGAGATGTAAAAGCCCAATAATCTACCTGGCAACCAAACAGTGGTTTTTGAAGGTAACAGATATAAAGGATCAAATGCTCAGCGAGCTTGATAAGGTGGAATGGGTCCCATCCTGGGCTGGAGAGAGTCGTTTCCGTAACTGGGTAGAAAATGCAAGGGACTGGACAATATCAAGGCAGAGATATTGGGGGATCCCAATTCCAATCTGGGTTTGTGAAGATTGTGGTGAAATAACAGTTGTAGGTTCTATAGATGAGTTGAGGGAACGTGCAGTTGACGGAGAACTTAAGGGAGATTTCATACACAGACCACACGTGGACGAAATAACCATCAGATGCCAGTGCGGAGGGAATATGAAACGAACTCCAGATGTTTTAGACGTCTGGATAGATTCAGGAGTTGCAGGATGGGCAGCCCTCCACTACCCTGAAGAAAAAAATCCATTTGAGGAATGGTACCCATACGATTTCATAACAGAAGGTCACGACCAGACACGTGGCTGGTTCTATTCTCAACTCGGCTGCGGAGTGATATCCCACGACAGTGCCCCCTACAAAAAGGTTTTAATGCATGGTTTCACCCTAGATGAAGAGGGTAAAAAAATGAGCAAGTCCCTTGGAAACGTTGTTGAACCAGATGAGGTTGTTGAAGTGTACGGGGCCGACGTTCTTAGATTCTACCTGCTCTGGGGTAACAAACCATGGGAAGACCTTAAATTCAATTGGGATGAGGTTAAAAATGTTAATAAGATGTTCAACATCCTCTGGAACGTTTACGTATTTTCAACCACTTACATGTCCATCGACAATTTCAACCCAACTCTTTACAGCGAAAAAGACCTCAAACTGCGTGATGAGGACCGCTGGATAACTTCACGTGCCAATTCAGTTGCAAAGGATGTTACAAAATCTCTGGAAGCACTGCACTTCCACAAAGCCACGAGGGCCATTAACAACTTCATACTTGAAGACCTGAGCAGATGGTACATCAGACTCATAAGGGGCAGAACATGGATAGAAAAAGATAATCCTGACAAGTTAGGGGCATACTACACTCTTTACAACGTTATAAAACTTCTTGTAAGGACCATGGCACCTATAGCACCCCATATCAGCGAAGAAATCTACCAGAACATGGTGAAAGGTGTTGAGGAAGATGCACCACAGAGTGTTCACATGCTTGACTGGGAATTTAACGAAACCCTCATAGATGAGGAGCTTGAAGCCAACATGGACGTTGTACGTGATATAATTGAGGCCTGCGCCAGAGCTCGTGACGTTGCCCGTTACAAACTAAGATGGCCTGTGATGGATGTTTTAATAGTTTCAGAGGATAAAAAAGTTCTTGATGCTGTTGTATCCCTTAAAAACGTTATAATGGAACAGGCCAACACCAAAGACGTTTTATCGTCCAGTAAATTTGAAGATGTAACCATACATGCCGGCCCTAACATGAAAACCCTGGGTCCTAAACTGCGTGGAGACGTTCCAAAGGTAGCATCGAAACTTGCAGAAGCTGATGGTGCTGTCATAGTTGAAAAACTCGAATCTGAAGGAGTTTACAAGGTAGAACTTGAGGACAAAACAATTGAACTTGCTCAAGATGATATTGTATTTGAAACAGAGTTACCAGAAAACATTGCAAGTTCAGAATTTGATGGTGGAAGCATATTTATCAACACAGAACTTACAGAAGAAATATTATCAGAAGCAATGGCTCGTGAGCTTATAAGAAGGATTCAAGACATGAGAAAGGACCTTGACCTTGATGTAGAGGCCAATATCGAGGTATCTGTTGATTGCAGTTCCAAATTCACGGGACTTATAGAAAACTTCATAGACTTTATTTCACATGAAGTCAGGGCAGATAAATTGATATTTGGAATTGAAAATGAAGATTACACCAAACAATGGAAAATAGAAGATGAAAATGTTAATGTAAACATTAAAGAGTCTTAAAATATTTGTATACTTCCTTAAAGTCTTTATAAAATAGAAAATTAAAGGATAATGAATATAGAACAGATAAGGTTGCATACTCCAGATTGTATGGATAGATGGTGATAAAATGGCTTTAGCAGATACTGAATTTGAATATATTAAAAAGGAACTTGAAAGAGAGCCTAACTCCCTGGAATATGGGATGCTGGACATAATGTTCTCAGAACACTGCTCCTACAAGAGCAGCCGCCCAATATTAAGACTGTTCCCAAATGAAGGTAAAAACGTGATTATAGGTCCTGGAGACGATGCAGGAATAGTTGAACTTACAGATGAACTTGCCCTGGTCATTGGAATGGAAAGTCACAACCATCCATCTGCAATCGAACCTTATGGAGGCGCAGGTACCGGAATTGGTGGAATAATCAGGGACATAATATCCATGGGGGCCAAACCAGTAGCACTGTTAGATTCACTCCGCTTTGGATACCTTGAAGACCCAAAATCAAGATACCTATTTGAACACGTGGTTAAAGGAATATCAGATTACGGTAACAGAGTTGGAATACCAACAGTAGGTGGAGAAGTTGAATTTGACGAGAACTTCAAGGCAAACCCACTTGTAAACGTGTTATGTGTGGGCATAGTCAGTAAAGACTCAATTGTAAAGGGAATAGCTCCTAACGTGGGAGACATCTTCGTACTAATGGGTGGGAGAACAGGACGTGACGGAATACACGGTGTTACCTTTGCATCTGAAGAACTGACAACTGCTTCTGAAATAGAGGACAGACCCGCAGTTCAGGTGGGAGATCCCTTCACCAAAAAACAGGTAATGGAAGCCACCTTCGAAGCCCTTGAAAAAATAGACATTCAAGGACTTAAAGACCTTGGAGGAGGAGGTTTAACCTGTTGCATCTCAGAAATGGCTGCAAAAAGTGAAAACGGGGCAGAAGTAGATATTACAAAAATACCTCTTCGTGAAAAAGGAATGACACCCTACGAGATAATGTTATCAGAATCTCAGGAGAGAATGGTCTTTGTTGTCCATCCTGAGGATGTTGACGATCTCATGACAATCTTCAAAAAATTCGAACTTCCTGCTGCTGCCGTTGGTAAAGTCACAGGCACAGGAAGGTTTGTGATGACCCAGAAAGGAGAGGTTATCTCAGATCTACCGTGCCAGCTCCTCTCAGACCCCCCTGTTATTAAAAGAGAGGCAAAAAAACCTGAAACTACTCCAGAATACGTTGAGATTGAGGAGGTTGATCCAGAAGAGGCCCTCCTTAAACTTCTATCATCCCAAAACATTGCAAGCAAAAAATGGGTTTACAGTCAGTACGATCATGAGGTGCAGATAAGAACCGTTGTAAAACCTGGAGACGATGCTGCTGTAATGCGCGTGGACGATGAAAGAGCATTTGCAATCACATCAGACTGCAACAGCATCCATACCCAGCTTGACCCATACCATGGAGGTGCTGGTTCCGTTGCAGAGGCCATAAGAAACGTTGTGAGCATGGGGGCCGAGCCAGTGTGCATAGCAGACTGTCTGAACTTTGGAAATCCAGAAAAACCAGAGGTTTTCTGGCAGTTTAAGGAGTGTATTAAGGGTATGTCAGATGTTGCAAACTGCTTCAGCACACCAGTTATAAGCGGTAACGTGAGCTTTTACAACGAAACAGAAGGAGTTACAGTTAACCCTTCACCTGTTGTGGGTGTTGCAGGAATCATGGACATAAAAGATATCAGAACATCTGAATTTAAAAATAGTGGCGATAAAATCATATTAATCGGTGCCACCCATGCCGAACTCGGTGGATCTGAATTTTACAGGTCTGTGCACGGCGTTGTGCAGGGAAAAGCTCCGCAAGTAAGGATGGAACAGGAATATGGTTCTGCAATGGCCGTACTTGAACTCATTAAAAATGACAGCAATGGCAATGTAACAGCAGTTCATGACCTTTCTGCCGGAGGACTTGGCGTTGCAATCTCTGAAATGACCATAGCAGGAGGCTTAGGAGCCCGTATAGATCTTTCAAAGGTTCCTGCAGATGAAACCCTAACAGTTTCTGAAATTCTTTTCTCAGAATCACACGGCAGATACCTTGTAACAGTTGAAAAAGATGTTGTAGATGAAATATTAAATAAAATTAAATCAAATAATATTTCTGCAGCCATTATAGGACAGGTAAATGGGGATAAACTTGTTATGAATGAATCAATTTCAATTCCTGTTGAAAAGCTTAAAAAATCTTACACAGGAGTTATAGAAAAATTTATGGCATGATGTTATGAAAAAAGAAGTTGTGAGACAACTAGTCCATGCATCCGGTGTTTTCATCGTTATTTTGGGCATGTTTGTTAAAGCAGAGCTTCTAATACTTCTATGTATAGGGATTGTAGTTCTTGTTGAGATGATGTTCAAACTCGACAAACACCACGACATCCCACTCTTTTCAACAATTTTCAGGACCTGTAAAAGACGTGATGATGAA
Proteins encoded:
- a CDS encoding DUF192 domain-containing protein, whose protein sequence is MHTSRMSYVSVINKSKGTELGHADIADSFMSRFLGLMFKKNLERGLILKLPKSRSRHGSAIHMFFMKMPLDIIFADSNRKVVDVISIGPWKTYTPKAPAKYVIEFEKGLLASSSTQIGDELDFTCDHV
- a CDS encoding DUF5750 family protein translates to MEVKIVDYGASTSSKRYYVTCKVTGIDLETQKKLEKRVEGKVTLKNGDMYITTYFEEEYFPFKSQEAQYKPEDFVAREEIEMIVYLTSLLEED
- a CDS encoding methionine adenosyltransferase, with protein sequence MRNIIVKELIQKPIEEQEVEIIERKGIGHPDSISDGIAESVSRALCKAYMEKFDGHIMHHNTDEVQITAGESDPHFGGGEIIKPIEILLTGRGVSEYDGTKIGIDRIAITAAKEYLKENIINLDVETSTVVECKIGHGSGDLVDVFRREGMPSSNDTSFGVGYAPFSETETIVLETEKLLNSRNFKKKYPQVGEDIKVMGLRENGDITLTIACAMVSKYVDGKNTYLNVKEELNNIVTDLALKHTDRTVQTFINTGDDPTCDSEKGYYLTVTGTSAEMGDDGSVGRGNRANGLITPNRPMSMEATSGKNPINHVGKIYNLLSNKMAEDIAKDVEGVKQVHIMLLSQIGQPIDHPKAASAQIILEDGYKMESVNKDVEGVMDSWLQDIGKITEMMVEGKVRTF
- the ileS gene encoding isoleucine--tRNA ligase; the protein is MPIEEAQRAYESRIIEKKIQNFWNDEDVYEKTKKMREKKPKYSFLDGPPYCSGRIHLGTAWNKIIKDTYLRYKSMSGFSVRRQPGWDTHGLPIEHKVEEIMGLKSKKEIEERVGIETFVNKCKEFAVENKGLMTDQFKMLGVWMDWDKPYVTYDTKYMESCWWTLKRAHEKDLLIRDKRVITWCPHCETALAMAEIDYDDKEDPSIYVKFPLAQQESEDYTTYVLVWTTTPWTLPANMAVCVHPDFDYAYVKVNEEVYIMAEALVDSLFGSDPEGHEHEDQKCQCSQKNYEILKVVKGSDLEGLEYKHPLLDEIPVQNEFKHVILPGEHVTLTEGTGCVHTAPGHGPDDFEIGKKYGLTIFCPVDEAGLFMEDAGKYVGQFVKFADPNIIEDLKSHNLLLKDGIINHRYGFCWRCKSPIIYLATKQWFLKVTDIKDQMLSELDKVEWVPSWAGESRFRNWVENARDWTISRQRYWGIPIPIWVCEDCGEITVVGSIDELRERAVDGELKGDFIHRPHVDEITIRCQCGGNMKRTPDVLDVWIDSGVAGWAALHYPEEKNPFEEWYPYDFITEGHDQTRGWFYSQLGCGVISHDSAPYKKVLMHGFTLDEEGKKMSKSLGNVVEPDEVVEVYGADVLRFYLLWGNKPWEDLKFNWDEVKNVNKMFNILWNVYVFSTTYMSIDNFNPTLYSEKDLKLRDEDRWITSRANSVAKDVTKSLEALHFHKATRAINNFILEDLSRWYIRLIRGRTWIEKDNPDKLGAYYTLYNVIKLLVRTMAPIAPHISEEIYQNMVKGVEEDAPQSVHMLDWEFNETLIDEELEANMDVVRDIIEACARARDVARYKLRWPVMDVLIVSEDKKVLDAVVSLKNVIMEQANTKDVLSSSKFEDVTIHAGPNMKTLGPKLRGDVPKVASKLAEADGAVIVEKLESEGVYKVELEDKTIELAQDDIVFETELPENIASSEFDGGSIFINTELTEEILSEAMARELIRRIQDMRKDLDLDVEANIEVSVDCSSKFTGLIENFIDFISHEVRADKLIFGIENEDYTKQWKIEDENVNVNIKES
- a CDS encoding phage holin family protein codes for the protein MENHGKEYLLWIGRTLTLWASEVVGLMIMASIVPGLTVESWETAIVAVAVIGLLNAFLWPFLSYYTLSFLVFTFGVGALLLNGFIIWIASQFVPGISISGWAFILVPIGIAAINTVVSAILTIDDEASYYRAVLGRDLKHRVKDVDTGKQGFIFLEIDGLAESTLKKAISRGYMPTLKSWLEKGSHRIKGWETDLSSQTGASQAGILHGNNQDLPAFRWVEKENNNKLRVSTGLFDAPLIEKRVSNGKGLLSVNGASRSNLFSGDATNTIFTYSKLSNLKMFYTRAWYFFYSNPYNFARTLVLLVGDMFMEIGSRIRQSIKNIKPRMNRSLLYLPVRATANVFLREITTYTIAGDMMAGKVDAAYATYVGYDEIAHHSGVEDFDAFYALRKIDKQFKRLENVRRDVPRPYNLIVLSDHGQSNGATFKQRYGITLEDLVRGLLPEDITIHSALYTNVDHFSQAVKYPITEGKDFINQKTASTVESSREFGRSVMASVTENPFIRRTFKSLDKPQKMHKPRYISPEEAQTVVLASGNLGLIYFNEWDGRMTYEELNEAFPNLIPGIVRHEGIGFIMVRSEEHGTIVIGSKGTYYLDDDEFEGENPLSDFGANAAHHLRRTDSFKYVPDIIVNSFYDPETGEVAAFEELIGSHGGIGGNQSQPFLMHPVEWNIDDEEIVGAEKVYHTLKTMMEKSWNLHETLNSVNNK
- a CDS encoding metallophosphoesterase, with translation MKKSSYNLKALILRQKMQLAMSGFRDKMGFHDFNPGDFEVVPVKVTIPDLDPVFNNYRIVHISDIHLGQWISEKRIKGVVNLVNQQKPDLVAITGDSVSYLADEPVMEMLRSLKNLQPHDATVSVLGNHDHVMGAEKILKIMDENNIIDLNNDVYTLKRGEAMLHIAGVDSITLNHQDLDLVLEKLPSAGPAILLVHEPDFADTSAATGRFSLQLSGHSHGGQMVIPGFGTPFKGSNFKKYPIGKYQVGDMVQYTNRGLGTNVFWLRINCPPEITVFKLQSKNFN
- the purL gene encoding phosphoribosylformylglycinamidine synthase subunit PurL, whose product is MALADTEFEYIKKELEREPNSLEYGMLDIMFSEHCSYKSSRPILRLFPNEGKNVIIGPGDDAGIVELTDELALVIGMESHNHPSAIEPYGGAGTGIGGIIRDIISMGAKPVALLDSLRFGYLEDPKSRYLFEHVVKGISDYGNRVGIPTVGGEVEFDENFKANPLVNVLCVGIVSKDSIVKGIAPNVGDIFVLMGGRTGRDGIHGVTFASEELTTASEIEDRPAVQVGDPFTKKQVMEATFEALEKIDIQGLKDLGGGGLTCCISEMAAKSENGAEVDITKIPLREKGMTPYEIMLSESQERMVFVVHPEDVDDLMTIFKKFELPAAAVGKVTGTGRFVMTQKGEVISDLPCQLLSDPPVIKREAKKPETTPEYVEIEEVDPEEALLKLLSSQNIASKKWVYSQYDHEVQIRTVVKPGDDAAVMRVDDERAFAITSDCNSIHTQLDPYHGGAGSVAEAIRNVVSMGAEPVCIADCLNFGNPEKPEVFWQFKECIKGMSDVANCFSTPVISGNVSFYNETEGVTVNPSPVVGVAGIMDIKDIRTSEFKNSGDKIILIGATHAELGGSEFYRSVHGVVQGKAPQVRMEQEYGSAMAVLELIKNDSNGNVTAVHDLSAGGLGVAISEMTIAGGLGARIDLSKVPADETLTVSEILFSESHGRYLVTVEKDVVDEILNKIKSNNISAAIIGQVNGDKLVMNESISIPVEKLKKSYTGVIEKFMA